One genomic window of Desulfuromonas sp. AOP6 includes the following:
- a CDS encoding phosphoadenosine phosphosulfate reductase family protein, whose product MAGNEIHVLGLSGGRDSAALAVYMRQHHPDLDIEYFFTDTGKELPEVYEYLGRLEGFLGQRILKLNPDRDFDFWLKQYNDFLPSAQTRWCTRQLKLRPFEQWVRPLLADGTRIYSYVAIRGDEEYREGYTSKDDNLIVKLPFKEVGIDKAGVLDILEGAGLGLPSYYSWRTRSGCTFCFFQQKIEWVRLMERHPDAFKEAKAYEKNAVDHGSPFTWSQGESLEELSKPERVKQIKEDHEQRLARQKNKSQPNPLRSDSEPLDIDDLYGKAKVCLACHK is encoded by the coding sequence ATGGCTGGAAATGAAATACACGTTCTGGGACTTTCCGGCGGTCGAGATAGTGCTGCGCTTGCTGTATACATGCGCCAGCATCATCCAGATCTTGATATTGAATATTTCTTCACCGATACGGGCAAAGAGCTTCCTGAGGTTTACGAATACCTAGGAAGGCTTGAAGGCTTCTTAGGTCAACGTATACTCAAGCTTAACCCCGACCGTGATTTTGATTTCTGGTTAAAGCAGTACAATGATTTTTTACCCTCTGCGCAGACGAGATGGTGTACACGCCAGTTGAAGTTGAGACCTTTTGAGCAATGGGTGCGTCCCTTGCTCGCAGATGGTACGAGGATATATAGTTATGTTGCTATTCGTGGTGACGAGGAATACCGTGAAGGCTATACTTCAAAAGATGATAACCTAATAGTAAAACTACCATTTAAAGAGGTCGGGATCGATAAAGCAGGCGTTTTGGATATTTTGGAAGGAGCCGGTCTGGGGCTTCCTAGTTACTATTCATGGCGCACCCGTAGCGGCTGCACCTTTTGTTTTTTTCAACAAAAGATTGAGTGGGTACGACTGATGGAGCGCCATCCTGATGCGTTTAAAGAAGCTAAAGCTTATGAAAAAAATGCCGTCGACCATGGATCTCCTTTTACCTGGAGCCAAGGCGAGTCTTTGGAAGAGTTGTCTAAGCCAGAACGAGTCAAGCAAATCAAAGAAGACCACGAGCAGCGTTTAGCCAGACAGAAAAACAAGTCACAACCTAATCCTTTACGTTCAGACAGCGAGCCTTTGGATATTGATGATCTTTATGGCAAAGCAAAAGTGTGTCTTGCTTGTCATAAATGA
- a CDS encoding ATP-binding protein, with product MALVDQVRIARRFQKSIRIDTDLGDRNALDGFICPQSYADILLSMARHVSESGQGAFTWTGPYGSGKSSLAIALSALLNRNENLRKEAAKVFSQDLTNSIWKALPTGSKGWRVLPVVGRRDNPVDVLGETLKEYGYVSRRPRGGWTEEQVVNCLIDVAMSKPNTHGGLMLFVDEMGKFLESAAQDGSDIYIFQQLAEAASRSNGRFLFIGVLHQAFGEYAHRLSHELRDEWAKIQGRFVDLSVNTIGEEQIDLISRAIECCRQASPKYKDLSRTVAKIVRKDRLQNDDRLANMLADCWPLHPVVACLLGPISRRRFGQNQRSIFGFLNSAEPHGFQDYLHTADETNLYTPAKLWDYLRANLEPSILASPDGHRWALAAEALERCEALGADGFQVDLLKTIAVVDLFKERSGLVPSFDLIQTCFLDVSAKDLKEALTTLDKWSLTIFKKFQDAHAIFAGSDFNIDQAVSMALDEIDELDFAALKSLAGLQPILAKRHYHETGAMRWFDVNITPAKDVMAVASRFRPKNGVIGEFLLVVPTEGEEEEPVKTLCREAAKLSDQWDIVAGYSPRAWSVVMLARELLALDKVNNDHPELAGDPVARREVTARLADLQAQLETELTKSLDMAEWCRKHHSTKRYRQSDLNSLASEIAERRYDQCPKLHNELLNRQKPSSSAIAGQNALLRHMITRDGEPRLGIDGYPAEGGLYASLLEATGLYSETKDGCRFVAPSDNETDTYRLFPAWNAAIQHIKKNKKRSVAVSELYNLWAEQPYGIKDGLMPVLAVAFILTQRENLAIYREGIFRARLDDVDVEYLAKDAETIQLRWMDLNKISRRMLSDMADVVRDLDEKNELIHLEPIDVARGLVAIYEKLPNWTKRTMRLSAKAIQVRDIFKRARDPNKFLFDDIPALVNSKNPDISDKDDIQNIVSIVKEGLQELVQAYPLMVHRLRDMLLAELQVPNLSRQSLLELRERAENVKELAGDFRLDAFVGRLAQFESDDESFEGIASLAANKPPRNWVDPDMDRASIELADMAQKFLRAETFTRIKGRPEKRQAMAVLVGMEGRPAPLLEEFDVVDSDREAINDIIERVSKALDTTDIKNRNIILAALAELSARYMQAPEMEKRKSGHGKVA from the coding sequence GTGGCGTTAGTTGATCAAGTACGAATTGCAAGGCGTTTCCAAAAATCCATAAGGATTGATACGGATTTGGGTGACAGGAATGCCCTTGATGGCTTTATCTGCCCGCAATCTTATGCCGATATCCTCTTGTCGATGGCTCGGCATGTCTCCGAAAGCGGGCAAGGTGCATTTACGTGGACCGGCCCCTATGGTAGCGGTAAATCGAGTTTGGCGATTGCGTTAAGTGCCTTGCTGAATCGTAATGAAAATCTACGAAAGGAAGCAGCTAAGGTCTTCAGCCAAGATCTTACAAATTCAATATGGAAGGCTCTTCCAACCGGTTCAAAAGGTTGGCGCGTACTTCCGGTTGTCGGGAGACGAGATAATCCCGTTGATGTTCTAGGGGAAACGTTAAAAGAGTACGGGTACGTTTCACGCCGCCCCAGAGGCGGGTGGACCGAAGAGCAGGTTGTAAACTGCTTGATAGATGTCGCCATGAGCAAACCTAATACCCATGGCGGTCTGATGCTATTCGTTGACGAAATGGGCAAGTTCTTGGAATCTGCCGCACAGGATGGCTCGGACATATATATCTTTCAACAGCTTGCAGAGGCCGCATCACGTAGCAATGGCCGATTTTTATTTATAGGTGTTCTACACCAAGCATTTGGTGAATATGCTCACCGGCTATCACATGAGCTGCGTGATGAATGGGCTAAAATCCAAGGACGATTTGTTGATTTATCCGTCAACACCATTGGCGAAGAACAAATTGATCTAATTTCTCGTGCGATTGAGTGTTGTCGTCAGGCATCTCCAAAATACAAAGACCTCTCTAGAACTGTTGCGAAAATTGTACGTAAAGACCGTTTACAGAACGACGACCGCTTAGCAAATATGCTGGCAGATTGTTGGCCTTTGCATCCTGTTGTCGCTTGCCTTCTTGGTCCGATTTCACGCCGCAGATTTGGGCAAAACCAGCGTAGCATCTTTGGCTTTCTGAATTCAGCAGAACCTCATGGTTTTCAGGATTATTTACACACGGCGGATGAAACGAACCTCTATACGCCAGCAAAACTTTGGGATTATTTACGAGCCAATCTGGAACCGTCCATTCTCGCTTCACCTGATGGCCATCGTTGGGCACTTGCGGCAGAGGCATTAGAACGGTGCGAAGCCCTAGGTGCTGACGGGTTTCAGGTTGATCTTTTAAAAACCATAGCAGTTGTCGATCTCTTTAAAGAGCGATCTGGTCTCGTTCCGAGTTTTGATTTAATCCAAACATGCTTTCTGGATGTGAGTGCAAAAGACCTTAAAGAGGCACTAACAACTCTCGATAAATGGTCCCTGACAATCTTCAAGAAGTTTCAAGATGCGCACGCCATTTTTGCCGGTAGCGACTTCAACATAGACCAAGCAGTTAGTATGGCACTGGATGAGATTGATGAGCTCGATTTTGCAGCCTTAAAGTCCTTGGCCGGCTTGCAGCCCATTCTGGCAAAGCGCCACTACCATGAAACCGGCGCTATGCGTTGGTTTGATGTGAATATCACGCCTGCCAAAGATGTGATGGCTGTGGCGTCTCGCTTTAGACCTAAAAACGGGGTAATTGGTGAATTCTTGCTTGTTGTTCCGACCGAGGGGGAAGAGGAAGAGCCCGTTAAAACGCTTTGCCGGGAAGCGGCCAAGTTAAGTGACCAATGGGATATCGTGGCAGGTTACTCACCACGAGCTTGGTCAGTAGTGATGCTGGCACGTGAACTTCTGGCACTTGATAAGGTTAACAATGATCATCCTGAGCTGGCGGGTGATCCGGTTGCAAGACGCGAGGTTACGGCAAGGCTCGCAGATTTGCAGGCCCAGTTGGAGACCGAACTCACAAAATCGCTCGACATGGCCGAATGGTGCCGTAAGCATCACTCTACAAAACGATATCGTCAATCTGATCTGAACAGTCTTGCCTCTGAGATTGCTGAAAGACGGTATGACCAATGTCCAAAGCTGCATAATGAGCTTTTAAACCGACAAAAGCCATCCAGCAGTGCTATCGCAGGCCAAAATGCTCTCTTGAGGCACATGATTACAAGAGATGGTGAGCCACGCTTGGGCATTGACGGCTATCCAGCTGAAGGCGGTCTTTACGCCTCTCTGCTGGAAGCCACAGGGCTTTATTCAGAAACGAAAGACGGCTGTCGCTTCGTAGCCCCTTCCGATAACGAAACTGACACATACAGGCTTTTCCCGGCATGGAATGCAGCGATCCAGCATATAAAGAAAAACAAAAAACGCTCGGTTGCCGTATCAGAGCTTTATAACCTTTGGGCGGAACAGCCATACGGCATCAAAGATGGATTGATGCCGGTTTTAGCGGTTGCTTTTATTCTCACTCAACGAGAAAATCTGGCTATCTACCGGGAAGGTATATTCCGTGCGCGGCTTGATGACGTCGATGTTGAGTATCTGGCGAAAGACGCCGAGACAATTCAACTTCGTTGGATGGACCTGAATAAAATTTCGCGGCGCATGCTTTCTGATATGGCAGATGTTGTGCGCGATCTCGATGAAAAAAACGAACTCATTCATCTTGAGCCCATCGATGTTGCCCGTGGTCTCGTAGCGATCTATGAGAAACTTCCGAACTGGACCAAACGGACAATGCGCCTGTCTGCAAAGGCTATTCAAGTGCGCGACATTTTTAAACGCGCCCGTGATCCAAACAAGTTTTTGTTTGATGATATCCCTGCGTTGGTAAACTCAAAGAATCCCGACATCTCAGATAAAGACGATATCCAGAATATTGTTTCGATAGTCAAAGAAGGTTTGCAGGAGCTGGTACAGGCATATCCTCTTATGGTTCATAGGCTAAGGGATATGCTTCTTGCGGAGCTACAAGTTCCTAATCTTTCACGCCAGTCTCTCTTGGAGCTTCGGGAACGGGCAGAGAATGTGAAAGAGCTTGCAGGAGATTTCCGCTTAGACGCCTTTGTCGGACGTCTGGCTCAATTTGAAAGCGATGATGAAAGCTTCGAGGGTATTGCAAGCCTTGCGGCAAACAAGCCGCCGAGAAATTGGGTTGATCCTGATATGGATCGAGCATCTATTGAGCTTGCTGACATGGCCCAGAAGTTTCTCAGAGCCGAAACCTTTACACGGATCAAGGGCCGCCCGGAGAAGCGCCAAGCAATGGCCGTACTAGTTGGGATGGAAGGTAGACCAGCACCGCTTTTGGAAGAGTTCGATGTGGTCGACTCTGATAGGGAAGCAATCAACGATATTATTGAACGGGTTTCAAAGGCGCTAGATACCACTGACATCAAAAACCGAAACATCATTCTTGCAGCATTGGCAGAGTTGAGCGCCCGGTATATGCAAGCTCCCGAGATGGAAAAACGAAAATCAGGGCACGGAAAGGTCGCATAG